The Loxodonta africana isolate mLoxAfr1 chromosome 18, mLoxAfr1.hap2, whole genome shotgun sequence genome includes the window GCCCAAAAAGGGGGAGGTGGTAAGCCCCAAGCACTCAGGGCCACAGGTGTGTAACTTTTTAATATTACTGGCCAGCACTATAACCAGCAGCCTCTAGAAGAGTTTGCTCGTTTGTTTTCCCACAGGGTCAAGTGCTAAATGTTCTTCACCTCAAGGGGTAGACTGTTTAAACACAGGGGAGTGTGTTCTTTCCTGCTCttatccctgggggcattttgaTGCTGGTGATATCCTGATGTTGAAATAGCCCAACTCTGGGACCAGGATGCTGAAAGGGAACAGTCCCAGCTTTCCTTGGTCTCACCTTGCTCTGCCCTGTGCGCTCCGACATGTTTATGGGCCACTCTCACTTGAGAAATGAGGGAAAACCATCTGCCCCTTATGGGAGGACAAAGGCACCCTTGTGATCAGGGGCAGGACTCCTGTATTCAGCTAAAACAACCGAGAGCCGCCTACTTTGGAGAAAGGGCTTTGGATGATGTAACAGGGCGTAAAAAGAACAACAAGCCTTTGGAGATCTGCTGGGCTGAGATAGCTCATGCAAGTCAGCCTCTCTGAACTTTGgtctcttcctctgtaaaatgagctGATAATATTATCTCCTTCACTGGATGATCGTGATGGTCAAATGTGAGAATGGTAGGCAAGCTCTTTGCAACTGGATAAGCTTGATATAAACATGAAGAGTAGGAAGAAGAGGCGACTTCAATGACTGGATCAAGCACCTTTCAGGGTGCTGTACCCTGAGTTCCAACACTGGGCAAGAGGCTCAGGACCTCAAGAGCTCTTCCAACATTGAGATTCTGTAACAGTGACAGGGCTGTATGAAGAGGCCCTTATGGTTCCCAGGATTTCTGAGTCTTGGTTTGCATCTCTGTGGCAGGTCCAAGGAGCTGGGGTAATTTCTCAAAATGTTGGTCCTTTGCCTCACTGACCTGGGGAagcgggggaggggaggaaggacaATTGTGTGGGGTTAGTGCCTCTAAGggctcctggtggcacagtggttaagtgctcgactgctaactgaaaggtcagcagttcaaactcaccagccactctgtgggacaaagatgtgacagtctgcttccgtaaagattacagccttggaaaccctatggagcagttctactgtgtcctataggctcactatgagtcagaatccactgaatGACAATGGGTAAGTAGGGAAGTGTGTAAGTGAGTAtagtgccctctaatggtcagtaTCAACACTTCATCCAGCTGCCCCACTCCGGACCAGGCAGTGGGATGGTGGGAGAACCGAGGCCAGAGGCCAAAGCTGAGTCTGCTCTTGTCCCCCTTTCCCAATACACACATTCTCTCTGTCAGGTGGAGGGGAGTAGTGCAGGCAGAagggaagggatggagaggggGGAAAGGGTCTGCTCCCAAGGAACAGCCATTTTAACACAGCCTCCCTTTGGTGGACCAGGCTGGGCCCTCCTCCCCATGGCAGACAACCCTACATTGCCTTGGACTCAGTCAGTTATTACTCCTTTCTACCCCTCCCCTTAAAACAGGGACAGATTGGGTGGTCCTTTCAAGCTGAGAGCGTGAGTGCGGAAGCCTCACAGGACTGGTGACAGTGGGGAGGGGAAGATGACAAGCCCAGGGGACCTGACCCCAGGAGCGGGGGGTGTAGTGAGGGTAACGAccacccaggggcaatctcctaAGTTGCGCCCCCCCAATTTCAAGATGGATAGATGTTGATAGCAGCAATGCATCAGCAGAAACACTGTCCGCCCCTCTTGTCCAACTGCCTCAGTCAggcgcctttcatatttgtgaCGCCTGAGAATGTCATTCCACACCTCGTCTGGAGCCCCCTTGGACTTGGACTTGTACCCAGGGGCCAAGTGCCCCCCTCTATCCCCCTCCCTCACTACGCCTCTGCCCAGGAGAGGAGCTGGAACAGGACGAGTGGGAGGAGGTTCTAAATTATCCATCAGCCATTAGCACAGGGCCTTCCATGGCCCCATACATAAATGTATAGAGAAAACAGCTGGGGGcaggggcagagagagaaggggcCAGGGTATAAAAAGGGCCCATGAGGGACTGATTCCACGATCCCAGGACCCAGCTCCCCAAACAGCTAACCCAGCTGCGATGGCTGCAGGTGAGTGCCCCGAAAATCCCTTTGGGCTTGGGGTGTACTGAGGGAGATGGTGGGCCTTGCGGATAGGATGGGGGCACTAACTCTGGGGTTTGGGGCTTCTGGATGTGAGCACAGGCATCTCCGCCCAGACTTTTGGCCAAGTTTTAAATGTTCTCCATCCCTGGGGGGTAGAGGAGGAGAACAGAAAATCTCCTGGGGAAGGGGGAGAGATGGCATGGTACCTCGCCTCTTGCCCTCCAGCCCTCCCTGGCCCTTGTGTCCCTCTCTAGGCTCCCGGACCTCCCTGCTCCTGGCCTTCACCCTGCTCTGCCAGCCCTGGCCTCCGGAGGCGGACGCCTTCCCCGCCATGCCCTTGTCCAGCCTGTTTGCCAATGCCGTGCTCCGGGCCCAGCACCTGCACCAGCTTGCCGCTGACACCTACAAGGAGTTTGTAAGCCTCGGAGGGAGGCCTAGGCGCTGGGCGCGGGGAGGAGGGTAGATAGGAAGGGGTGAATCCCTGCCCACCATGTACTGGGAGAAAACTGACAAGTTCAGGGTTTATTAAACATCCAAGTGGAAATGTCAGATGAGCACAACCAAGGGGGTTCACAAAGTAGTGATGAGCACTGCACCCCAGCTTGGACCTGGGTGGGCCTCTTTCCCTAGGAGCGCGCCTACATCCCTGAGGGCCAGAGGTACTCCATCCAGAATGCTCAGGCTGCCTTCTGCTTCTCGGAGACCATCCCAGCCCCCACAGGCAAGGATGAGGCCCAGCAGAGATCCGTGAGTGCCCACCCTTTCTGAAAAGTCCCCCCTCCTCCCTCGTGTCCCCGCCTCACCCGAGGCCTGAGGCGGCCAGGGTGCCCTCCGCACCCCCACACCCACTGCCCGGCCCTCTGCCCGCAGGACGTGGAGCTGCTGCGCTTCTCCCTGCTGCTCATCCAGTCGTGGCTCGGGCCAGTGCAGTTCCTCAGCAGGGTCTTCACCAACAGCCTGGTGTTCGGCACCTCGGACCGTGTCTACGAGAAGCTGAAGGACCTGGAGGAAGGCATCCAGGCCCTGATGCGGGTGAGGGGACTGTGGGTCACCAGCCCTGGGTGCCCACTGGCTTAGCTCAGGGTAGGGGGCCTAACTGGGGCAGACGAGGGAAGTCACTCTGGCCTCCTAGCAGTCTGATCTTGACCCATCTAATTCCTCATTCCTTTGTTTGGACCCCCCATGCCTTTTCCCTAAGCCTGGGAAAGGGGAGGAggctgggtgggggagggaggagccAGCCCCCCAATGTCTCTCCTACTCTCCTCTCCTTTTGGCAGGAGCTGGAAGATGGCAGCCCCCGCCCTGGGCAGGTCCTCAAGCAAACCTACGACAAGTTTGACACAAACATGCGCAGTGATGATGCACTGCTCAAGAACTACGGGCTACTGTCCTGCTTCAAGAAGGACCTGCACAAGGCAGAGACGTACCTGCGGGTCATGAAGTGTCGCCGCTTTGTGGAAAGCAGCTGTGCCTTCTAGCTGCTGGGCATCTATTACCCGTCCCCAGACACCCCTGTACCCTGAAGAGTGCCCCTCCTCATGTCCCCCGCCCTTTTCCTAATAAAATAAAGTTGCATCGTATTGTCTGAGCGGGTGTCATTCTGTAATGGGGGT containing:
- the LOC100662962 gene encoding somatotropin-like; its protein translation is MVGLADRMGALTLGFGASGCEHRHLRPDFWPSFKCSPSLGGRGGEQKISWGRGRDGMVPRLLPSSPPWPLCPSLGSRTSLLLAFTLLCQPWPPEADAFPAMPLSSLFANAVLRAQHLHQLAADTYKEFERAYIPEGQRYSIQNAQAAFCFSETIPAPTGKDEAQQRSDVELLRFSLLLIQSWLGPVQFLSRVFTNSLVFGTSDRVYEKLKDLEEGIQALMRELEDGSPRPGQVLKQTYDKFDTNMRSDDALLKNYGLLSCFKKDLHKAETYLRVMKCRRFVESSCAF